In Eubalaena glacialis isolate mEubGla1 chromosome 4, mEubGla1.1.hap2.+ XY, whole genome shotgun sequence, one DNA window encodes the following:
- the LOC133091175 gene encoding olfactory receptor 2M3-like — protein sequence MDVWNHTSLPDFILLGLFSYSPYDFFLFSLVLLASAAALAGNVFFLLLIQADRRLHTPMYFFLSQLSIMDLTLNGTVVPKMAANFLSGSKFISQGGCAAQVFLVVMVGGAECFLLPVMAYDRYVAVCHPLRYPMLMNWKACCLMTLVSWMAGVANSVIDVGVVFSFPYCGSLQVDHFFCEVPALLRLSCADTSLFQDFIYACCVVMLLLPLGVIVASYARVLTAVISMPSTEGRQKALTTCSSHLAVVGLYYGGAIFSYIQRASARTPVGDRATSIFYTILTPMLNPLIYSLRNREVMRALKKVLGRWRV from the coding sequence ATGGATGTCTGGAACCACACCTCCCTACCAGATTTCATCCTTTTGGGTCTGTTCAGCTACTCACCATAtgacttcttccttttttcccttgtccttctggcctctgctgccgcccTGGCTGGCAACGTCTTCTTCCTCCTGCTCATACAAGCCGATAGGCGCCTGCACACCCCGATGTACTTTTTTCTCAGCCAGCTCTCCATCATGGACCTGACCCTGAATGGCACGGTAGTGCCCAAGATGGCAGCCAACTTCCTCTCGGGCAGTAAGTTCATCTCTCAGGGTGGCTGTGCAGCTCAGGTCTTCTTAGTGGTCATGGTAGGAGGAGCCGAGTGTTTCCTCCTACCGGTCATGGCCTATGACAGGTACGTGGCAGTGTGTCACCCCCTGCGGTACCCTATGCTCATGAACTGGAAGGCCTGTTGTCTGATGACCTTGGTGTCCTGGATGGCTGGAGTGGCCAACAGCGTGATTGACGTGGGCGTGGTCTTCAGCTTCCCCTACTGCGGCTCTCTCCAGGTGGATCACTTTTTCTGTGAGGTCCCCGCCCTGCTGAGGCTCTCTTGTGCTGACACCTCGCTCTTCCAGGACTTCATCTATGCTTGCTGTGTGGTCATGCTGCTGCTGCCTCTGGGGGTCATTGTGGCTTCCTATGCCCGAGTCCTCACGGCTGTGATTAGCATGCCCTCTACTGAGGGGAGACAGAAGGCTCTGACCACTTGCTCCTCCCACCTGGCTGTGGTGGGCCTTTACTATGGGGGAGCCATATTTAGCTATATACAGAGAGCTTCTGCTAGGACACCAGTGGGAGACCGAGCCACCTCCATCTTCTACACCATCCTCACCCCAATGCTCAACCCACTCATTTACAGCCTGAGGAACAGGGAGGTAATGAGGGCCCTGAAGAAGGTGCTGGGGAGATGGAGGGTGTAG